In Bacillus thuringiensis, the DNA window TGATCCAGATGCATGGCCGACACTTGAGAAACTGAAAAAGAGTAAGTTTTTAAGCTGGGTATATCGCATGCCTCTTCATGTTCGTTCATTCTTTAGTTTTCTGTCACTAACCATTCAATTTACGTTACATTCGACTCGAATGTTCTTTCATTTTATAAAGGAATTTAAGTCATCCAATCAAAAATCTGTATGGCTTCAACTTCTTTTGCCTTGGACTGTTTGGATTAGTCTATTGTTTATTATGGGACCTGGAAAATGGTTATTTGCATATGTAATTCCGTTGTTAATTGCTAACTTTATTGTAATGGCATATATCGCAACAAATCACCGCTTAAATCCAATTGTTCCAGTAAATGATCCGTTAGCAAACTGTTTATCAGTAACAGTGCCGCGCTGGGTAGACGTTTTACATTTCAATTTCTCATATCATACAGAACACCATTTGTTCCCTGCTATGAGCTCTAAATACTATCCGTTAGTAAAAGAGAAAATTAAAGAAATGTGGCCGGAACGCTATCATGAGATGCCAATGACAAAAGCTTTGGCAGCGCTATGGAATACACCACGTGTGTATTATCAAGGAAGTGAATTAGTAGATCCGCATAGAGAGCATTTCTATGGATCTTTAGGGAATGGACTAGATCCGCATAATATTTCATATCGTGAGGATCATATAGAGGAAGAAGAGAGTATTAAAAAAATAAATCAGTAAACATAGATATATGTTGCAGTAAAAAAGCAAGCCATCTTAGGCTTGCTTTTTCTTATAAAGAGACTTCTTTTTTATTCTTTGCCCTAACTTGAACTGAATTTGTTTCTTTTCTTTGTAATCGTTTCTCTAAAAGATTAACAAAATAAGTAAATAGAAGAACAAGTACGAGGTAATATAGACCAACGATTATGTATGTTTCTAATTGTTGGAAGTTACTTGCAGCAATTGATAAACCTGATCCCCATAATTCGGACAATCCTACATATGCAACGAGGGAGGAGTCCTTTAATCCAATAATAAACTGATTTCCTAAAGGAGGAAGAGATTGACGAAATGCTTGCGGTAATACGATACGGCGCATCGCTAAAGGATACGGCATACCTAGAGAGCGAGCAGCTTCCAATTGTCCACGGTCGACAGATTGGATGGATCCACGGAAAATTTCAGTAATATATGCACCGTTATGGATTGCTAAAGCAATTGCTCCTGCCCAAAAAGGAGTGAAAACAATAATAGATGTAATACCGAAATAAAGAATGGCGATTTGAACAATTAAAGGTGTACCACGAATAATAGCGATGTATACATGAGCAATACTATTTAGAATTTTATTGTTAGAGATTCGAAAAAAAGCGAATAGTAATCCAATTAGTGAACCGAGTAATAGGGATGTTAGTGTTAATTGTAATGTTATAATAGTAGCCTTTAAGAGTGTGGGATAAGTAGACATAAAAATTTCAAACATATGTGTCACCTCATATTGTATGGATTTTGGTAGGGAATGAAATACCCCACTAATTATTAACCCATACTAATTGGGAGTTTTACTGCCCATAAATAGCGGGATAAAAAGTGGGGCATAATTCATGAAACATTTGACTAGCTAATTTACTTCGTTTTTTCTTCTTCACCAAGAATATTACGCCCAAACCATTTTTTACTGATCTTTTCATACGTACCATCTTTAATGATTTCATCTAAAGCTTTATTTACTTTCTCAACCATTTCCTTATCATCTTTACGAATAGCAATTCCCATTTCATCAAGGTTTAATGGTTTTCCAGCTTCTTTTATATTCGATTTACCTTCTTTGATCATGCGTAACCCAACCATTTGATCTGTGATTACTGCGTCAATACGTCCAGGCTCTAAGTCCATAAGGGCAGTAATATCGCTATCGTATTCTGTAATTTGATCTGTGTGTTTTGCAACAAGGTCTTTAAAAGTACTAGCTTTTACAACACCAATTTTCTTACCTTTCAAATCTTCTGGAGAAGAGATTGATGTATTCTTTTTAGCCACAAAAATTTGGGCACCAGAACGGTAATAAGGATTTGAGAAATTAACAGCTTTTAAGCGTTCTTCTGTAATTGCCATACTACCCAATATTGCATCATATTTTTTCGCTTTGAGACCTTGGATTAGCGTTTCCCACGGATTTGTAATAGGAGTGGGTTTCATATTCATTTTTTTCGCAAGTGCCTCACCTATTTCTACATCAAAACCAGCAAGCTTTCCGTCATTTTCTTTGTAGTTAAAAGGTTTATATAAGCCACTCATTGCATAACGAAATTCTTTTTCACCATTAGAAGAAGTAGTAGCACTTTCCTTGCTACAGGCTCCTAGTATGAAGGATGTACATAATGTAATACTAGCAACAATGGTTAATAATTTTCTTTTCATAAAACCCCTCCTATATATTGATCATACGGATGGTTTTAAGTATGTTATTGAGATATTTTATTTAGATGATTAGTTGTGCACCGTATGAATGTATTTCTTTTCGTTTGAAACAGAAGTTACATTTATAAAACGTTGCGTAAAAATTGTTTTGCTCGTTCATGTGATGGGGCTGAAAAGAATTGCGCTGGCGGAGCGTCCTCTACAATCTTTCCACCATCCATAAAAATGACGCGATCAGCTACATCTCTTGCGAAATTCATTTCATGAGTAACAATAACCATGGTCATTCCATCTTCAGCAAGTTCTTTCATAACTTGCAATACTTCTCCAACAAGTTCAGGGTCTAAGGCTGAGGTAGGTTCATCAAATAGCATAATTTTAGGATTCATAGCAAGAGCTCTTGCTATGGCAATGCGCTGTTTTTGACCACCTGAAAGGAGGTGTGGAGTTACATCTGCTTTATCTTGTAGGCCGACTTTTTGCAAAAGCTGATTTCCAATCTCCTTTGCGTTTGCCGTTTCTAATTTTTTTACATGAATAGGTGCTTCTATGATGTTTTCTAGTGAGGTCATATGGGGAAAGAGGTTAAAGTGCTGAAAAACCATACCGACATTTTCACGGACTTTGTTTAAATTTGAATGCTTTGGATCAATTCGTTCACCTTGTAAGTGAATTTCACCTTCATCGTACATTTCTAAAAAGTTAAGACAGCGAAGTAATGTACTTTTACCGGAACCACTGGCACCAATTAAAACAACAACTTCTTTTTCTTTTACTTCTAAATCAATTCCTTTTAAAACATCAAGTGAGCCGAATGATTTTACTAGATTTCGAACCTGAATCATACAAAACCCCCAGTCAAAAATATATTTTACAAATGTTGCCCCTTATTTCTGTTATTAGCCATAAATTGTCAGAATCCTTTATTTTTTTGGGAGGACAGTTCATATATAAGTAAATCTGAATGTATAATTCAAATAGAAAAACCCCCTAAATTAGGTGGTTTTTTTATATACTTACAAGTTTTTAATTTTAAATTGAGTTGCGAACGCTTCTAATTCTTCAACAAATTTTTGCATTTGAAGAGACATATTTGTAATATCCTGTACTGATACCGATTGGGCTTGTGAAGATTGGGAAGTATAATTAGTCTCAGAAACTATATTTTGTGAAATTGAAGAGATATTAATAAGTGCGCTATTTATCTCTTCTGAGCTTGCTGACATTTCTTCTGCACTTGCTGTAATATCTTGTATTTGATCTGTAACTTCATTAATATGATTCACAATATTATGGAATGCTAATTTTGCATTTTGAACGGCATGAATGCCTTCTTGAATTTCTTGTTGGCCTTTCCCCATAACGTTGACTACATCTTTTGTATCATCTTGTACGAGTAAGTTTAGTTTTGTTATATCTGTAGCGGCTTGTTTGGATTGTTCAGCAAGCTTACGAACCTCTTCGGACACGACTGCAAATCCTTTTCCGTGTTCACCGGCGCGAGCAGATTCAATTGCAGCGTTTAAAGATAATAGATTTGTTTGTTCAGAAATGTAAGTAATAGTTTGTAATGCTTTATCGATATCTTGTGTACGAACAACTAATTGATCTACCACTTTATATATTTCATCCATGACAGTATGGATAGTTGTCATTTGAGAAATAGATTTCTCAATGATTTCGCTTCCTACATTCGCCTTATCAGAAGTAGAGATAGCTAAGTTTGAGATCGTTGTAGAAGATTCAGCTATGCTTTGCACGCCATTTGCTATTTCATCCATTGCTGTAGAACTATCTTTAATATTTGCAGATTGATCATTAATATGGTGAGACAACTGTTTCATTGTATTTGCAATGTTATCCATAGTAGAAGAGGAGACAGTTGCTGTTTCAACAATGTGATTTGTAGAGCCTTTTACTTTTGCACTTGTTTGAATCACATTGTTAATAATTTGCTGTAAATTTAATATCATTTGATCAAAACTATTAAACATATGACCAAATTCATGATG includes these proteins:
- a CDS encoding fatty acid desaturase family protein yields the protein MKELHTFGWYAARVSPHLPKKAFKPVPTRLFGGLAYLLVALAGLISIGVFELNVWANLGIAIVLGLCFASLGFLGHEILHGTVVRKAWLRDFLGAIAFMPLSTGPKLWRKWHNATHHVHTQHEENDPDAWPTLEKLKKSKFLSWVYRMPLHVRSFFSFLSLTIQFTLHSTRMFFHFIKEFKSSNQKSVWLQLLLPWTVWISLLFIMGPGKWLFAYVIPLLIANFIVMAYIATNHRLNPIVPVNDPLANCLSVTVPRWVDVLHFNFSYHTEHHLFPAMSSKYYPLVKEKIKEMWPERYHEMPMTKALAALWNTPRVYYQGSELVDPHREHFYGSLGNGLDPHNISYREDHIEEEESIKKINQ
- a CDS encoding ABC transporter substrate-binding protein, with amino-acid sequence MKRKLLTIVASITLCTSFILGACSKESATTSSNGEKEFRYAMSGLYKPFNYKENDGKLAGFDVEIGEALAKKMNMKPTPITNPWETLIQGLKAKKYDAILGSMAITEERLKAVNFSNPYYRSGAQIFVAKKNTSISSPEDLKGKKIGVVKASTFKDLVAKHTDQITEYDSDITALMDLEPGRIDAVITDQMVGLRMIKEGKSNIKEAGKPLNLDEMGIAIRKDDKEMVEKVNKALDEIIKDGTYEKISKKWFGRNILGEEEKTK
- a CDS encoding methyl-accepting chemotaxis protein, which codes for MLKILNRLNVINRLILLVAVPILSILVISVVNYINLQHMHKQIQTVYVDRLLPIKWLGSIESSMYQEFSYVKELIITEDENRRTTILNKLNDTNKETEKLQAQYENTYITGKEKKLFSQFKEKLENYKKHRVQMLDLIKENKFNQAYSFYLTTVEPNLSATVGALKNLSDYNEKLAESVYNDSEHSYKKVISVTIILFIACLVLCILISLFTAKSIINPINSLRSIMNTAGKGDLTVAVPKQYHHEFGHMFNSFDQMILNLQQIINNVIQTSAKVKGSTNHIVETATVSSSTMDNIANTMKQLSHHINDQSANIKDSSTAMDEIANGVQSIAESSTTISNLAISTSDKANVGSEIIEKSISQMTTIHTVMDEIYKVVDQLVVRTQDIDKALQTITYISEQTNLLSLNAAIESARAGEHGKGFAVVSEEVRKLAEQSKQAATDITKLNLLVQDDTKDVVNVMGKGQQEIQEGIHAVQNAKLAFHNIVNHINEVTDQIQDITASAEEMSASSEEINSALINISSISQNIVSETNYTSQSSQAQSVSVQDITNMSLQMQKFVEELEAFATQFKIKNL
- a CDS encoding amino acid ABC transporter ATP-binding protein, translated to MIQVRNLVKSFGSLDVLKGIDLEVKEKEVVVLIGASGSGKSTLLRCLNFLEMYDEGEIHLQGERIDPKHSNLNKVRENVGMVFQHFNLFPHMTSLENIIEAPIHVKKLETANAKEIGNQLLQKVGLQDKADVTPHLLSGGQKQRIAIARALAMNPKIMLFDEPTSALDPELVGEVLQVMKELAEDGMTMVIVTHEMNFARDVADRVIFMDGGKIVEDAPPAQFFSAPSHERAKQFLRNVL
- a CDS encoding amino acid ABC transporter permease, which gives rise to MFEIFMSTYPTLLKATIITLQLTLTSLLLGSLIGLLFAFFRISNNKILNSIAHVYIAIIRGTPLIVQIAILYFGITSIIVFTPFWAGAIALAIHNGAYITEIFRGSIQSVDRGQLEAARSLGMPYPLAMRRIVLPQAFRQSLPPLGNQFIIGLKDSSLVAYVGLSELWGSGLSIAASNFQQLETYIIVGLYYLVLVLLFTYFVNLLEKRLQRKETNSVQVRAKNKKEVSL